ACAAAAAGGCTTACCTAGAGATGCCTAACTCAAAGAGGAGGGCAACCTCCCCCTAAAATAGGATTAATCTTCTAAGGTAAACCCAACCTTCACCGTTACCTGCCAATGGGCAACTAAACCTTCTTCTAAGTGACCTCGCGTTTCAACCACTTGAAACCATCTTAAATGTTTAAGCGATTTATTGGCCTGTGCAATCGCATTTTTAATCGCCTCATCAGTGCCTATGGGAGAAGACCCCACTAATTCAATAACCTTGTATGTATGACTCATCTTTATGCCCTCTAGTAACCGTGAATATCATTGAGTATAGGCAAAAAACCATCAATTGAGACATTAACCTAGGCTAACAACTAAACCCTCGGCTCCTTCAATTGATGACTAAAGCAGCAAAAACTGTAGCTTTAGCACCATTGTCATCATGAATTGCTAAAATAAGGTTACTTTTTTGTAAAAAAATTACACAGGCGTCTGGACGTCTAGAAGTTTACTGTGTTAATCTGCTGTCAAGTAATTGAAAGCTGTTTATCGGCTAGTTGAGTAAGTTTCATGTGGGGTAAGTAATGATAGAGCTTAGACATCTTCGCACTTTAGTAGCATTAAAAGAAAGTGGCAGCTTAGCGGGTGCAGCTAAAAAACGCTTTGTAACTCAATCGGCACTTTCTCATCAAATTAAAGAACTCGAAACCCGCATTAATTCAGCCATTTTTGTACGTAAAAGCAAGCCATTAGCCTTTACCCATGAAGGGGCTCGCTTATTAAACTTAGCTGAAGAAATTTTGCCTAAGGTTATAGCGACAGAGTTTGATTTAAAACGCGGTTTAGAAGGCACAGAACAGCAGCTCAAGCTAGGGATTGAATGCCGCAGCGGTATGAAATGGTTAGCACCAGCAATCGAAGCATTTCAACATCAAGTCCCAAATACCTCTGTAGAGATTGCAAATAAACACTTAACAGAGTCGCTTAATGCCCTCGAAAGCGGCAGTTTAGATATTGTACTCACCTCTGCGCCCGTCCCTGGCCATACGCTTGCTTATCAACATTTATTTGATGTTGAAATTAAGCTTGTGGTTGCCAATGACAATCCTTTGGCCAGCCAAGTATATGTTACGCCTGCACAATTGGCTGATACCCCACTATTAAGCTTTGCAGCACCTCTTAATAGTCTAGATATCTATAAGTACTTTCTAGAGCCAGCAGGCATCAAACCCGGCGAGCAAAAACAATGTGAGTTAAGCTCAGTATTAGTGCAACGAGTTGCCTGTAACGATGGCGTTGCAGCCCTTCCGGCTTGGTCACTCAAAGAGCTTCAAGGATTAGGTGTAAGCGCAGTTAAATTGGGGGCTGAAGGGCTTAAAAAGCCTGTATTTGGAGCCTACAGACGCGATGCCACTAACGCAAACCTTATCCAAAAATGGTTAGAATTAGTGGCACAAGAAGGTTTGCAATTACAGCGGGTTAATTAACAATCCTCGCTTAGAAAGCACCCTGCGTAACAACAACCCTGCTGAGTCAGGGTTACTTGTTTGGCTTAAATTATGAGCTATCATAAATTCACTGCGTAAATCATCGTCTAGCCCCAGTGATTCAAATGCCTCAATCGATAATGTTTGCTGATGATTATCAATTAATGACTTGATCACCTTTAGCGATATCGGTCTTTCTAATTCACTATTTAAATAAGCAAATGCGGTTAAGGTAATGACTTGGCCAAAGACACTAAATAAGGCTAGCGTCTGCATTTCATCTGCATCAATTTTCAGTCCAGAGCCTTTTTCGTTTTCTTCTCGTAGTAGCGAAATGGTATCAACGGCAATTACTTCATTTAACTGCCAATACCCTTTAACTAGCTTTTTATAGGGTTCTTCTAATGAATCTAAGCGCTCTTTCAAATAAAACGAAAAGGCATAACGGTATATGTTCACTTGCCCTAAGCGAATAAGGGCATCTTTAATACTCCGGTTTTTTGTTGATACCACGCCTGCTGTTTGGGCTGTATTGCTACGCATTAATAAATGCGCAGCTAATGCCGGATCCTCCGACACGGTATCGTTAATAACACGAATATCAGCTTCATTAAGTAATGCTTTTTTCAATGGTGCCAGAATACCACGGCGACCAATAACTTGTTCTTCATTAGCGATAATTGCTCTAACGTGTGTTAACACTTGTTGCTCAAGATTTGTCATAAACCTTATTACCTATAACACTGTGTCGTTGTACATGTTTTCATTTTGAAAAACCTTAGCATAAAAAAGCCAACAAAAAACTTGTTGGCTTTAAATAGTATAACTAATTTATCAATTTAGAAGCGATAGCTGGTACTTAAACGAAGGTTACGCCCTTCTCCAGGGTAATAACCACTTCCCCAAATTGAATAATAACCTGCGCTAACATAGTCTTCATCTAACAAATTATCAGCTCGCAAACTCGCAGACCAATGATTACGAGTGTAATTGATGGCTATATTCGTTAGCACATAACTGTCAAGTTTAGGGTCAAGGTTAGCATTGTCGCCTTCAATAAAGCGCTCACCAGTATAAGCGCCCTCGGCAAATACCTGCCAATGGTCATTGATATCATAACTCACATAGCCACGGCCATTATGCTTAGCCACCCAAGACAGTGCCTTACCTTGATTCACACCGTTGGTAAACTCGGCATCGATATAGTCATAACTAATCCCAAAGACTAAATCTGATGATACTTGCATATCATATTGCGTACTGACGCCATAACGACGCGATGCTTCAGCATTAACGTTAGCACCATCAAACTGACCACCATCAGGCTTTTGTGCACTTGGATCCCAAATGATTTCATCTTCTAAATCTAACCGATAAACATTCACAGTAAGTTGATGAATAGCGTTAATAAAATCCCAACCCGCTTCATATGATCGCCCAGTTTGAGGCTTTAAGCCAATCACCCCAGGCGAGGTATAAGCTTGTTCATCAACCTTAGCGAAGCGAAAGTTTTCATCTGCTCGAACATATACACGATGACCACTGCTGTGACGATAATTCAGACCAAATTCAAATGCATGCGCATCTTGTTCTAAATCAACTCCATTAGGATAAGCATCGCCATCAACCAAATCATCATCGGCTTGCGCATAGCGACCACCGACGACATACGATAAAGATTGAGTCAGTGGCACGGTAGCTTGAACATAAGCACTGGTTTGAGTTTGTTGATTACTTCGCCCCCAACTAAATTCTGACTCACCAAGATGATAATCAATGCCGCCAACGATATTTAGCTCTCCATTATCAACAACATATTTAGCAATCGCTTTAGGTGAGACGCTGAGCAAGGTTCGATCGTTGCGTCCGTAACCGCCCCATTGGATACTCTTAGTAGCACTATCGCTATAGCTCACATCAAGGCCAGTATTCCAGTTGTTATTCAACTGATAAAAATAACCACTGCGAACAGCACTGGTTATTTCATGAATATAATCTCCTATATTCCATGGATTGGCTTGTCTGGGATCATCGGCTAACTCAGTGCCAGACAACGAACCTGGCGTTTGCCTATCGTTATCGTAATAGCTGGTTTCAATGAAAAAATCTTGCTTGTCTGCTTGATATTGAACACGACCTAAAACCGAACTGGTTTGACTATCATTTTCATCTCGGTAATTGTCGGACTCGTTATAACTGGCTGCCAAATAGTAATGCCAAGCCTCATTGATCGCCCCTGACATATCTCCTTTTGCTTCAAGCATATTGAAACTGCCTGTGGCTAATTGCAAACCACCACCGATATCAGTGGGTGCTTTAGTGATAATATTGATCACCCCGCCCACTGCCTGATCGCCATACAATACCCCAGAGCTGCCTGACAATATTTCAACACGTTCAATCTGACTCACTGAAATGGCACTTACACTTGGCGCAGCAATATCAATGTTATTCAGTCTACGGCCATCGAGTAAAATTAACGTGTTACTGGCCGCTTGCGAAGCACTAAACCCTCGCATAGAAAATACCGGGCCGGTGTTGTTATCAGAGATTTGAATGCCACTTTGCCCGCGCAATAAATCACCTAAATTGCTGGCACCGCTCATTTGAATATCGCCCGCATCAATCACATTAACATTAGCAGCAATGTTCAATGGATTATTAGGACTACGCCCAATAACAACCAGGGTTTCATCAACAGAAGATGAATCTATTACCGCTTGTTTTGATGTGGCCTTGCTGTCTAAATCAGCAGCAAAAGCGAATGAAGACAGACTGGTAAGTCCGAAGATAGCGCTTAATGATAAGGCTAATTTTGTTGGTTTAATACCCATTTACCTTTAACTCCTAAAAGGGAAAATGGGGCAGGAATGTCGCAATAAGCAAATATCACCGATAAAAGTGCGCAATGTTTATCACATTTCAAGATCTGCCCACCGAAATCTTAAAATCATCTTTAGGGCCGGTCTCCGGACTCAGGTATTCAATATCATATATAAAATAATAATATCGGCGAACAGTGCTATGTTGCACACTATCCTAACCTTCACCGTTGCGGGGGCAGTATCAGATTTGCACTGATTTCCCGATTATCTAATCACTTATTATTACAACTCAATGAATAAGCTTTAGCACCACAAAAGATTGACTAGTCATCATGACCAATTGAATCGCGGCAATTATACGGACTATGGTAACAACTTGATATACAGATAAGAATTTTATCCCCCAGCTAATCAAGAGTTATTTTCAACTAGCCGTAAAAGTAAAATCCGAAAAAGATCGACCGTTAATTATTGGCCATAAAATCACGATAGTTAGTTGCATCTAATGGTGGCTTATTTTCTTTAAAAACTGCAGTACGAATTGATTTATGAATGAGGTATAAGTCTTCAGCGCCGCTGACGACAGTAAAGTACCCAATTTCACCTTTGGGGACTGTCGAGAAAGTTTTATCAACAAAAATAGATTTGTGATGAATGTTAGGCATCACTGTACAACCTAAAATACCATGGACAGCCTTTAAACCTTCCACCTCTGAAGCGCCTAAAACGGTATATACAACCTGACCTTCACAATGTTCTTTATAAGTATCAGCCATACCGTCGAGAAAAACTTGAGGTTCGATATCATTTGCAAGCCCTTTGAAACCTTGCATACAAACAAGCCCGCTCCAATTGTTTAAGGATTCATTCGCTGGAATAAATTCTGCCATAAACATTTCGCCCTGCATTTCGTGAAATGCAAGTTTCCAAGATAACGGTGGTAAAAAACCAAATTTAGATGCGAAATCGGTAAGTTGCTGAACATCTTTAGGCATTTCGACTTTACCAATGGTCGTGTTTTCGTCACCAAAAATGGTATTTTGAGCGGGAAAAGGATTCGCTGATAGTGAGGCAAACGGAATTAAGCAAGCCAAAGTAAGCCAAAATAAATTAACCGCAGAAGGTTTCATTCCATAAAGTCCTTTCAGTCAACTAATCAAATACCTTTGATTAGGCCGTATGATGTAAATCTAACTATATAACACAACGGCCTTTTATCAAAAACTAATCTTTAACAGCTTGCCACGCATGCACAGCTGTTAACATTAATTAAAAGCCTCATCATCGCCATCGCTAGCATCAGTTTGTTCAACGTCGTCGAACTCGCCAGATTCAGCAGCAATGGCAGCGGCTAAGCTTTTAGCTTTTAAATGCTTTTCAGTTTTACGCTTATTGCGTTCAACTTGCTTACCTAAAAAATCTTGTAGTGCTTGTTCGCCCCATGCGGTCGCTTCAGCTTCTGATGCAAAACCATCATGGCTTTTTGAAACCACAGTTTTAGTTGCGGTCATACGGCGAGTAATTTCAGTTTTCCAACCATTATTCGCTTCAAAAACTCGAAAAGCATATTTTTTACTTTGACTCATTTGTCTATTTATCCTAAAAATTTAGAGACTATCTTCTGTTATCACTTGATATAACACATCAAGCTTAACTTTGTTTTACCATTTGATTTGAACCAACAATCATCATTTCGCATTTTTGGCAATCAAACACTAATTTCAATTTATCTTTACCTACATCTAAAAACATCGGGTCAGCTTTAATGCCTTCCACTTCTTTCGGGCACAAATTAAAACTGAAGCGCAAACAATGCTTGGTCACCATTAAGGGCGCATCGTGAAGCACTTTATTTTTCTCATAGGTATCTTCAATTTGAATCACCCCATGTTGTTCGTAAAAATCACGTGCTTTTTCATTGGCAACATTGGCTAAAAAGCTCAGCGACTTCTGTGGGAAACGAGCCTCTTTATTATGTTGCCAGCGCGCGGGGCGCACATAAGCATTAACCCTAGCCAGTATTAATGCATTGACTGCATCACGGCGTAACTCATTCACAGTAGAAGCCGGTAAAAACCATACTTGTTCAGTTAACAAATTAATCTTGTTGGCCACAAAATCAGTGCTGCCAAGTTTTGCTAATTGTTTTTTCAAATTAGCGGCCACTTTAACTTGATCGTTGGCAGCCTCTTTTGAACAGGCCATCGCCACCGTTGCCGATATGCCATGAGCATCAGTAATTGTTAAGCCGACACCGTCTTGGGTATCGCAAAACTGCATATCAACGGCAATTTTACGGCTCGCAGAATCTTTATTCAGGGTTGCTTCAAACTTATGATCAAAGTTACGAAACATCATCACGCCTACTTTTAAATCTTTCGGCACTTCTGTTAAATACAAGGTGTTGCCATCAGCACGATTGACTCGAGTGCCAGCTAATTTATCATCAGATAAACGCTGAACTTCATAATGCTCAACAAAAAAACACAGCCCGTCACCATTATTAAAGCTGATTTGTTTGCCACTTTCGCTGGTGTCAATTTTTATAAAATCTTTACCTACATGAGTAATGCGTCCCACTTTTTCGCCAATAAACTTAGGTGAGCTAAAGTGTTCAATTGCTTCAGTACGCTGGTTAACAAAGTAATCAGTTTTACCGCGGTTAAAGCTTTTATCGGGATCGGGAGTAAAGTTAAATTCACAACGCCCATGAGAAATAGACTCAAGATCATCACGCTTGGCGATAATCGAATCTAACTGCTGACGATAGTGTGCTGTCACATTTTTCAAATAAGTAATGTCTTTTAAGCGGCCTTCAATTTTAAAAGAGCTAACGCCAGCATCAATTAATGCCTCTAAGTTATCTGTTTGGTTATTGTCTTTTAGTGATAATAAATGTTGGTTTTCAGCCAATACATCACCATCTCTGGTCGTTAAATTGCAAGGCAAACGGCACATTTGCGAGCATTCACCACGATTAGCACTGCGATTAGAATACGCATGACTTAAATTACATAACCCGCTGTAACTAACACAAAGTGCACCATGAATAAAAAACTCAAGTTTCATTTTTGTGCTAGCAGCAATGTCGCGAATTTGTGGAATATTTAACTCACGAGCCAAAACCACTTGCGAGAAACCCACCTGTTCTAAAAAAACTGATTTTTCAGGAGTGCGATTATCCATTTGCGTACTGGCATGTAAGGCAATAGGAGGTAAATCAAGCTGCAACACTCCCATATCTTGAATGATTAATGCATCCACACCGGCTTCATATAAATCCCAAATCAACTGCTGGGCTTTGGCAAGTTCGTCATCCATTAAAATGGTATTTAACGCAACAAACACTTGCGCATGATAGCGATGAGCAAACTCAACCAAACGGGCAATATCTTCAACACTGTTGCCCGCATTATGGCGGGCACCAAACGCTGGGCCACCAATATACACCGCATCTGCTCCGTGACGTATGGCTTCAATGCCATAATCAGCATTTTTTGCTGGTGCAAGCAATTCAAGTTGACGCTTAGTCGTCGATACTGAAGTCGGTGTCGGAGTAAAAATTTCCACAGAAGCCATAGGATTAATCAATTCATCTTATATAAAACAGGTTGATAAAAAAGTGCGCCAACAAAGCTTGTTGGCGCACTATTCTGATAAGCTGTATTCTAGCAAATATGTTGTAAAAATACCCAGTTTAGATAAATAAATCTTGGATGTTTTTTAAATCACCTTTGCCTTGAGCGATTTCTTCTAAGTTTAACCCTGTTACTTCATGTGGGAACACTAGCCACTCTTCAGATGCGTGAATATAGTAATCAGGCTTTAAAGGTACTTTGGTATTATTCGGCTTGTAATAAGGACAGGCAATACGAATGTCTGCTGGCGTATTTAAACGCATGAATTTTTTTAACTTACCAATTAACGCATCAATACTGCGCCCCGAATCAAACACATCATCAACAATCAATAAGCCATCGCTGGCATTTGCATTTTCAATAATATAATGCAATCCATGAACCTTGATGTTCTTATCTTGCTTGTCGGTGCCAATGCCATAGTAAGATGAAGTACGTACAGCAATGTGGTCCGTTTCTACCTGTTTAAAATCAAAATATTCTTGTACTGCAATGCCAATAGGTGCACCACCACGCCAAATGCCAACAATGAACTGTGGTCTAAAACCACTTTCATAAACTTTCGCAGCTAAGCGGAATGAATCTTCAAGTAATTGTTGCGCGCTAATAAAGTGTTTATCGATCATCAGATGAGGCCCCTATTTTGATTGCGGCGAATTTTATACCAAAATGATCAACTTTGCCTACTTTGTCATTCAGTTTATTCATTTAGATCATATTATTGAACCGTAATTCATCAGCAATAAGCTACAAGCAAACTTATCACCATCAAAAAACGTCTTCTCCTTACGAGTTGGCTATGGCATAGTATTTTTTATCGCCAATTCAGGATGAAGACGCTCGCATGTTAATAGATAACCGTTTAACCACTCCTGCATTATCTCAAACAGCAAACGCCGAACACATCGCCATTAAAGGTGACAATGCGCTTATTTGGCCGTTACTGAGTTTGCTTAAGTCATCTAATCGTAGTTGGAAAGTCCATCATTTAGCCACTGAGCTACAAGCAAAAGGTTTAATGCATCACTTAGACCCTCTGCCAGAAAAAGATTTGTTCAAACGAAACTTTCTATTAATGAATGCGTTATATCAACTACAAGATATGTTGCTACCTAAGCAATGGCTGCAAGTAAAAGCCATGGAGATCCAACTGTTTCGGATTGTGCCTAGCAATGCCGATATATTGCATCGTGATGATGCTGCGCTACGTGATTATTATTTAGATTGGAACCACTATGACACTAGCGTTAACGTAGTGCGTGAAATGCTTGAATCATTTTGGAGTAGTTATCAGGAATATATTGGTTTTAACGTTAATTTAATGAATAAAGGGCATGCTTTAAAAGTGTTCGAACTGGATGAAACTGCCACCGACAAAGACATTCGTCGCCAATGGCGTAAGCTCGCCTTAAAGTGGCACCCTGACAGAGACGATGGTAATGCAGACAGGTTCAAAGAGGTATGTGAAGCTTGGCAAACCTTACGAGAAAAAGCTTAACCGCCTAAGTCTACGCCAGTAAGAGACACACCAGTTAAATGATATAAATCACCGCTAGATCACATAAATAACAACACCAACAGTCAAAAATTACGGCATAATCCATGGCGTATTCATGCATAGTAATAAACTTTTTTTGAGGTAATCATGTTCAAACATTTAGCCCTAGCCATTACATTAGCCGTCGCGCCATTAAGTAGCTTTGCAGCGCAATTTATTGAAGGCAAACATTACACCCAAATTTCTAATAACATGGTGCCAACTGAACCAAAAGTAACAGAGTTTTTCTCATTTTACTGCCATAACTGTTTTAATATGGAAACACGTTACCTTCCTGAAATTAAAGCCGGTTTAGATAAGCAAATTAACTTTGACACTAAGCATGTTGATTTTATGAATAGTGAAATTGGCACTGAAGTAATGCGTTCATTAGCCGTTATTCATGAAATGGACAATAAAGATGAGCTAAAAATCGCCATGTTTAATGCAATCCAAGGTGAAGCGGATGATGGACATGATCACAGCGCCCACGGCCATAGCCATGAACCACAAGTCACCAGCCGTGATGATATTAAAAAGGTGTTTGCCAAATTTGGTCTTGATGGCGACGCCTACGACAAACTTGCTGATAGCGAAGCAACCGATAAAAAACTGAGTTTATGGCGCCAACAACAAGTTATGTATCGTGTCCAAAGTGTGCCAACCTTCATTGTTAATGATAAATACGCAGTTAACATGAATGAAATGCGTACACTAGAAGATATTATTGAAGTGATGAATTACCTTGCACTGAAAAAGTAATCACTAGCTCAGTATCAAAACAAAAAGGGGCAAGTGTGAATAACACTTGCCCCTTTTTTATTATCCTGAAGTGATATTTTCATACATATCAACTTTTACCATCGTAATAAATGACTCATCATGCAAGCTTGCGAAAACACCTGTTAACTGAGTTAGATTTTTTGATTGTAGAATAACTACTTATCAAAAAAATCAGCCTTGTTATCACGCATTTCCCTTGCGCTATTTTTGTCTACTTATTCACTTTGATTGGCATTATCGTTTAGGTTTGCGAGCTCCGCTCGGCTTGCCGCGACCGCCACCAGCCCCTTTAGGTTTAGGTTTAGCTTTGCCTTTACTTGCACCGCCACGATGATTTTGCATAAAGTGCTCAGGGCCTTCTATTTTATCCCTTAATGATGGCAGTTTTGGCTTAGGTTTAGGCTTCTTCTTTTGGGTGGCTTTTTTATCTTCCGATGACGAGTCTTTGATCATTTCAAACAGTGTATCTAATTCTTGCTTATCTAAATCACGCCACTCGCCTATGGGCAATCCTTTTAGACTCACATTCATGATTTGCTGGCGCTCAAGTTTAGTTACTTCAAATCCAAAATGCTCGCACATGCGACGAATTTGTCGATTTAATCCCTGCACTAAAACAATTTTAAACACGTATGTTGATACTTGCTCAACCTTACATTTTTTGGTGATCACCCCAAGGATTGGAACGCCATTGCTCATTCCTTTAATAAAACTCTCGGTAATCGGTTTATTCACCGTAACCACGTATTCTTTATCATGATTATTACCAGCGCGAAGAATTTTATTAACCAAATCACCGTTGTTGGTCAAAAAGATCAGCCCTTGAGAATCTTTATCTAAACGACCAATAGGAAAAATACGGGTTGAGTGATTAACAAAATCGACAATATTATCACGCTCAGTCGCTTCAGTGGTGCTGACAATACCAACCGGCTTATTTAGCGCAATAAATACTAAATCTTCTGCATCTCTGGCTTCAATATCTTGGCCATTCACTTTAACTTTGTCGCCAAAAGAAACCTGATCGCCTACTTGCGCACGTTTACCATTAATAAACACATTACCCATTTCAATAAAGCGGTCAGCTTCACGTCTAGAGCAGATCCCACTTTCGCTAATGTATTTATTAAGACGCATACCCGTATCAGACACGATGAATTTCCTATTGGTAAAAGATAACGAGCGCAAGAATATCATAGCCAACAGGGGTTGCCCAATGGGGGAAAATAAATTGTATTTATATGCAGAGGAATTAATCGATAGAGAAAAATGATAGGGGGTATTCTATTAATAACAATCAGGATAAATTACTGATCATTCTAGCTTGTGAAAATATTTACTGTGATAGATATGAGGAGGAGATTGAATCAGGAAAAAATGGCTGGGGTACTAGGATTCGAACCTAGGAATGCCGAGATCAAAACCCGGTGCCTTACCACTTGGCGATACCCCAATTATTTTTTTACAACTAGAGGAAAAACTTAGAAGAATTTGATGGTACGGGAAGAGAGACTTGAACTCTCACACCTTGCGGCACCAGAACCTAAATCTGGCGTGTCTACCAATTTCACCATTCCCGCATCAAATTTTTTATGAGTATACCCTATTTAGAATAAGAGTAAACTTTGATATTCGCTAACTGTTTTGGCTCACGCCTTTCCACCTAGAAAATATGGTAGCAATGGCGGGACTTGAACCTGCGACCCCAGCATTATGAGTGCTGTGCTCTAACCAGCTGAGCTACATTGCCATAGTTTTACAACAAAATGGCTGGGGTACTAGGATTCGAACCTAGGGATGCCGAGATCAAA
This Shewanella aestuarii DNA region includes the following protein-coding sequences:
- a CDS encoding dodecin yields the protein MSHTYKVIELVGSSPIGTDEAIKNAIAQANKSLKHLRWFQVVETRGHLEEGLVAHWQVTVKVGFTLED
- a CDS encoding HDOD domain-containing protein, which translates into the protein MTNLEQQVLTHVRAIIANEEQVIGRRGILAPLKKALLNEADIRVINDTVSEDPALAAHLLMRSNTAQTAGVVSTKNRSIKDALIRLGQVNIYRYAFSFYLKERLDSLEEPYKKLVKGYWQLNEVIAVDTISLLREENEKGSGLKIDADEMQTLALFSVFGQVITLTAFAYLNSELERPISLKVIKSLIDNHQQTLSIEAFESLGLDDDLRSEFMIAHNLSQTSNPDSAGLLLRRVLSKRGLLINPL
- a CDS encoding thiol:disulfide interchange protein DsbA/DsbL, whose amino-acid sequence is MFKHLALAITLAVAPLSSFAAQFIEGKHYTQISNNMVPTEPKVTEFFSFYCHNCFNMETRYLPEIKAGLDKQINFDTKHVDFMNSEIGTEVMRSLAVIHEMDNKDELKIAMFNAIQGEADDGHDHSAHGHSHEPQVTSRDDIKKVFAKFGLDGDAYDKLADSEATDKKLSLWRQQQVMYRVQSVPTFIVNDKYAVNMNEMRTLEDIIEVMNYLALKK
- a CDS encoding phosphoribosyltransferase, which codes for MIDKHFISAQQLLEDSFRLAAKVYESGFRPQFIVGIWRGGAPIGIAVQEYFDFKQVETDHIAVRTSSYYGIGTDKQDKNIKVHGLHYIIENANASDGLLIVDDVFDSGRSIDALIGKLKKFMRLNTPADIRIACPYYKPNNTKVPLKPDYYIHASEEWLVFPHEVTGLNLEEIAQGKGDLKNIQDLFI
- a CDS encoding DUF3622 domain-containing protein; the protein is MSQSKKYAFRVFEANNGWKTEITRRMTATKTVVSKSHDGFASEAEATAWGEQALQDFLGKQVERNKRKTEKHLKAKSLAAAIAAESGEFDDVEQTDASDGDDEAFN
- a CDS encoding TonB-dependent receptor family protein, which codes for MGIKPTKLALSLSAIFGLTSLSSFAFAADLDSKATSKQAVIDSSSVDETLVVIGRSPNNPLNIAANVNVIDAGDIQMSGASNLGDLLRGQSGIQISDNNTGPVFSMRGFSASQAASNTLILLDGRRLNNIDIAAPSVSAISVSQIERVEILSGSSGVLYGDQAVGGVINIITKAPTDIGGGLQLATGSFNMLEAKGDMSGAINEAWHYYLAASYNESDNYRDENDSQTSSVLGRVQYQADKQDFFIETSYYDNDRQTPGSLSGTELADDPRQANPWNIGDYIHEITSAVRSGYFYQLNNNWNTGLDVSYSDSATKSIQWGGYGRNDRTLLSVSPKAIAKYVVDNGELNIVGGIDYHLGESEFSWGRSNQQTQTSAYVQATVPLTQSLSYVVGGRYAQADDDLVDGDAYPNGVDLEQDAHAFEFGLNYRHSSGHRVYVRADENFRFAKVDEQAYTSPGVIGLKPQTGRSYEAGWDFINAIHQLTVNVYRLDLEDEIIWDPSAQKPDGGQFDGANVNAEASRRYGVSTQYDMQVSSDLVFGISYDYIDAEFTNGVNQGKALSWVAKHNGRGYVSYDINDHWQVFAEGAYTGERFIEGDNANLDPKLDSYVLTNIAINYTRNHWSASLRADNLLDEDYVSAGYYSIWGSGYYPGEGRNLRLSTSYRF
- a CDS encoding peptidase U32 family protein, giving the protein MASVEIFTPTPTSVSTTKRQLELLAPAKNADYGIEAIRHGADAVYIGGPAFGARHNAGNSVEDIARLVEFAHRYHAQVFVALNTILMDDELAKAQQLIWDLYEAGVDALIIQDMGVLQLDLPPIALHASTQMDNRTPEKSVFLEQVGFSQVVLARELNIPQIRDIAASTKMKLEFFIHGALCVSYSGLCNLSHAYSNRSANRGECSQMCRLPCNLTTRDGDVLAENQHLLSLKDNNQTDNLEALIDAGVSSFKIEGRLKDITYLKNVTAHYRQQLDSIIAKRDDLESISHGRCEFNFTPDPDKSFNRGKTDYFVNQRTEAIEHFSSPKFIGEKVGRITHVGKDFIKIDTSESGKQISFNNGDGLCFFVEHYEVQRLSDDKLAGTRVNRADGNTLYLTEVPKDLKVGVMMFRNFDHKFEATLNKDSASRKIAVDMQFCDTQDGVGLTITDAHGISATVAMACSKEAANDQVKVAANLKKQLAKLGSTDFVANKINLLTEQVWFLPASTVNELRRDAVNALILARVNAYVRPARWQHNKEARFPQKSLSFLANVANEKARDFYEQHGVIQIEDTYEKNKVLHDAPLMVTKHCLRFSFNLCPKEVEGIKADPMFLDVGKDKLKLVFDCQKCEMMIVGSNQMVKQS
- a CDS encoding LysR substrate-binding domain-containing protein produces the protein MIELRHLRTLVALKESGSLAGAAKKRFVTQSALSHQIKELETRINSAIFVRKSKPLAFTHEGARLLNLAEEILPKVIATEFDLKRGLEGTEQQLKLGIECRSGMKWLAPAIEAFQHQVPNTSVEIANKHLTESLNALESGSLDIVLTSAPVPGHTLAYQHLFDVEIKLVVANDNPLASQVYVTPAQLADTPLLSFAAPLNSLDIYKYFLEPAGIKPGEQKQCELSSVLVQRVACNDGVAALPAWSLKELQGLGVSAVKLGAEGLKKPVFGAYRRDATNANLIQKWLELVAQEGLQLQRVN
- the rluF gene encoding 23S rRNA pseudouridine(2604) synthase RluF — protein: MSDTGMRLNKYISESGICSRREADRFIEMGNVFINGKRAQVGDQVSFGDKVKVNGQDIEARDAEDLVFIALNKPVGIVSTTEATERDNIVDFVNHSTRIFPIGRLDKDSQGLIFLTNNGDLVNKILRAGNNHDKEYVVTVNKPITESFIKGMSNGVPILGVITKKCKVEQVSTYVFKIVLVQGLNRQIRRMCEHFGFEVTKLERQQIMNVSLKGLPIGEWRDLDKQELDTLFEMIKDSSSEDKKATQKKKPKPKPKLPSLRDKIEGPEHFMQNHRGGASKGKAKPKPKGAGGGRGKPSGARKPKR
- a CDS encoding DNA-J related domain-containing protein, with protein sequence MLIDNRLTTPALSQTANAEHIAIKGDNALIWPLLSLLKSSNRSWKVHHLATELQAKGLMHHLDPLPEKDLFKRNFLLMNALYQLQDMLLPKQWLQVKAMEIQLFRIVPSNADILHRDDAALRDYYLDWNHYDTSVNVVREMLESFWSSYQEYIGFNVNLMNKGHALKVFELDETATDKDIRRQWRKLALKWHPDRDDGNADRFKEVCEAWQTLREKA